The region AATAAAAAAGACCCTAGTTTCTTTGCCCCAGCTTTGATCCAAAGGTTTGCCTCGTCTTCAATGATGCTGAGCAAGATTTGCGGAGGCGCGCTCTTTTGCCTGAACACTCTTGCGTTGCGCTCATTCCAGATGACTCATGACACTAGCATGGTAATCGATGCCTTTGCTTTTCTGTCGGTGGTGCCCGTGGTGCATGTGCTCACCCAGCAGGCATGAACGGAGTTAAACAGGTGCCATGTGGACGTGTCCATGTCGTGGATGTGAAATTTTTGAATAGCCTTGTTCCAAAGCCTGAGAGTGAAGCGGCATATGAAGAAAAGATGAGGGCCACATTCCTGCACCCGTCGGCACAAGGGGCAGGGGCCACAGTTAGGCCATCCTCGCTTCTCCAATCTGTCAGCAGTCCAGATCCTATCCTGAAGCGCGAGGCAAGCAAAGAATTTTACTTTTGGTGGGCCCAAGCCTTGCAGACCATTTGGTCCATGGAGGAGAGGACCAAGCCCAAAAATTGTGCCCTGTAAGCGGAGGCCGCGAAGTAGTGCCCAGATTCCGTGTGCTTCCATAGGATGTCATCCTCGGTGAGCTCATCCAGGTGCACCTCGTGCAGTAGGGTCCAAAGGATGAAGAATTGCGCAACATGCTCGATGGAAACCGATGCGGGCGGTCTGATTTTGAGGATCCACGCGTTGTCCTTGAGGGCCTCCCATACCTTCCTGTGCTTCTGAGAGGAAGTCTCGTAAATGAGCGGAGCAATGTCTTTGGGCTTGCGACCAAGGAGCCAAGGGGAGTCCCAAAATGGAGTCTTCGCACCGTTCCCAACCTTGATGGTGGTACAGGCGTAGAAAAAGTTGAGGTCCTCCTCATCGCACGGGTTCCCACTCCCGACCTACAACTGTGTGGGCTCCTTCCACTCGTACCAAGGCCACCGCAAATGCAAAGCCCGCGCGAACTTGTTGGTGTTGAGGACCCTGAGTCCACCATAGGCGAGCGGCCGGCTGACAACATCCCAATTGACCTTGCACTTTGCCACGGATGTCGTATCCGACCCCGGCCATAGGAAGGCCCGCTCAAGCTTGTCGATGTTTTGCAGAATGGTGGGTTGTATGACAAGTGACGTGATGAAGTAGATCACTTGGGAAGCGAGGACCGACTTAACAAGGGCCGCGCGGCCAATGGTGGTGATGTTTTGGCCGTCATATGTAGTCAGTCTACTTGCCACTTTATCGACAAGAAATTGTAGGTCGGCGAGCTTCAGCTTCCACACATATAGAGGGAGTCCCAGGTAGCGGAGCGGAAAGGAAGCCCTGACAGCCAGTAACCCTTGCGTGATGTGGCCCAAGTCAAGGTTGCTGCACCGAATGGGGACCATTAAGCTCTTATGAAAGTTGGTGCAAAGGCCGGTGACTTCGCCAAAACCTCGCAGAATGGCCGCGAGGTTGTCCACATCTCTTTTGATTGGCGCTACAAACACAGCCGCATCATCCGCATAAAGAGACGTTCGCGCCATGACCCCTCTTCCTCGGACCTTGTGAATAAGGCCCTTCCTTGTCGCCACATCAAGGATTTGCTTCAATGTGTCAATAGCTATCACAAAAAGGAGGGGAGAGACGGGGGGAGAGACGGGGTCCCCTTGCCATAGTCCCTGGCCATGCTTGATGGCGGTACCAGCTACCCCATTCAAGAGGATCCTCGAAGATGAGGAGCATAGCAGAGCCGCAATCCACTCTCAAAATTTGCTTTGGAAACCTCGCCTCCGTAGGAGGTCAAGCAAGTACTCCCATTTGATAGAGTCAAATGCCTTGCGGATGTCCAACTTGAATAGGAGAGAGCGAGTCTTGCTCGTGTGCAAGCGTCGCACAAGGTTTCTAACATACATGAAGTTGTCGTGGAGGCTCCGCGTTTTGATGAACGCACTTTGAGCGTTGAAGACGAGGGCGGACATGTGCGGGCCAAGCCGGATAGCGagcaccttcgcgatgatcttggcGATTGCATGGATAAGGCTAATGGGCCTAAAGTCGACGATGCTCTTGGTGATTGTACCACCTTCGCGATGATCATGGCGAAATAAGTTTACTGAAGACTATGCTTTGTGGTAGAACTAGCATACATATGCTAATGTACTTCCTTAGCCATGCTAATGTACTTTCTATTCCTTATCAAAGGAAACCTTCTTAACCTAGCACTTCTTTCCCCAtcactatttttcatgcatttctaCATATATCTATACGCATATACAGGTTCAATCTCCATGTAGGTCTTCAGCTGATCTCCTTGGCATCACCCTCTGCTGCAATCTGAGCTGAGGCAGCATCAGAGCCATCGGCACCAGAGTTGTACCACCTTGCACATACCAGGTAGCAGAAGAAGTTGAGCACGCTGAGCGCAGCCAGCATCCAGTAGAAGAGGTCCAGCCTGTCCTTGTTGAGGTCGTTGTCGCCGAGCCAGCCGGCGCCGCCGTGCCTCGCCGTGACCCTGTTCACCGTCGTCACCAGCACGGAGCTGAGGTAGAAGCCGAAGGCGTAGGAGCAGTAGGTGAGCGCGGTGAGGAAGGACTGCATGCCGGCGCAGGCCTGCTTGTAGAAGAACTCGATGAGCCCCACGGCGGTGAACATCTCCGACACCCCGAACACGAGGAACTGCGGCACGATCCACAGCACGGACATCCGCGCCCCGGACGCCGACAGGTCGCGGCGCCGGcgctcgacggtggcggcggcgaccatggagaaGGCGACGGTGCCGAGGCCGACCCCGATGCGCTGCAGCGGGGTGATCCCGGAGCGCGTCCCCGTGAGCCGCTTCATGAAGGGCACGAGCAGGAGCTCGTACGCCGGGACGAGCAGGAGGAGCATGGCGTAGGGGATGGCCTGCAGCGACGCCGGCGGGACGCGGAAGGCGCCCCCGAGGACGGTGTCCATGGCGCTGCCCTGCTGCACCGAGAAGGTCTGCAGCTGCGCGAGCACGGTGTTGAACACGATGGTGCAGGCGAAGATGGGCGTCACGGCGAGGAGGGTCTTGGCCTGCTGCACCTCCGACACCGTGCACAGCCGCCACGGGCTCTCCGGCTTCGTGTTGCCCCCCTGCTCCGCGTCCCTGACGCACGCCTTGTCTAAGAACCTGCGTGCATGGTTTCACAGCATGTCAGTCAGGCCGCAGAACAACTAACTCAGAGCAATCTGCTCACCAGAACGATGGATGCGGCGGCTCCACCTGAACTTGTTGCCGTGGCGGAAGCTGCCGGCGAGGCGTGCCGGCTCGCCAATTCCGACGTTGCCAGGATTGGTAGGGCAGACCTGCTTCCTCTTGGAGAAGGAGGCGACGAACACCTGCAGAATTTAGCAGTTCGCACCAACTTgtcagttttttctttctttcaaggAAACAGCAGGACTCTGCAGCATATTTTTTACTAGCATGTCACTACAAGTTAGTCAGGATCAGCTGCAAATAGCAAATCTGATGTAAATGTTATTGCCACGCAACTGTATCTTGGTTGACAATAAACAAATGAAGGTCCAAATGTACATTTCTGTGTCAAAATGGTCTTAATCTCATTTGACAAAAACAGCATAAAGCACGGCCCAATATTTTATCATTGTTTGCACAGAGAGAGCTTGTCATCTCGAACCAATGCTGAATAATGCAAGTGCACACATTGCACATCAGCACACGTGATTCAGCACACATAATCCGCAGTCAGTTCTGTCGTTATCAGCAGGACCAAAACCATAGCTGCACGCAGAACTGACATCCTAACAGTCAATAAGTCACAAACCTTTAAGAACTGCACCGCAGACACAACTTGCAGAGAGCACATCGTTTCTAGCTTCCCTAGGTGTATCTGACTAGATCTGATCGGCAAGCAAATATGTAAACTACTTGTACTACCTATCATATGGCCCCAAATTCTAGAACTGTTGAATGTGACAAGGTGAGCATAATGCAAGAATAGCTGACTGACTGAATGATGACGAAACTAAATCTACCTACTATTTCAAGAATAGCTAATCTAATCATAGAGTACTAGCTAGAGGGGGGATATAGTAATGTGATCAGATCATTTGTCTTGTCAAAAGTTCTTGCATATACTGCAGTGTCTTGGAAATTTCTGAAAAGGATTTTTTTAGCAGAAAGGAGATGTTTGACATACTGTCATACAGCAACCTGCCACTAACCTAACGGTGCAAACTTCTTCCAATTTTTGAATGCGCAAAGTTTGTCAGAACACAATTTTTTTGTAGGAAAAAATACAATCAACACGTCCGTCTTTACAATCATTGAGTTATTACTGACTTAATTACTATAGTGAAGTGAAGATTATTGTTACCCTTGCAATAGGAGTGAAGATGCTGCCCTGAGGAGGTTTGTTCCGGTAGAAGGCCGCGCCGGACACGAGGCTGATGAgcccggcggccatggcggcggcggagatGCCGAAGCCGACGTCCATCCCGGAGTGCGTCTGCACCCAGACGAGCGCCGTGAGGGCGACGAGCTCGCCGAGGCAGAAGCTGAAGTAGGCGGAGTTGAAGTAGGTGGAGAGGCTCTTGGCATTGTCGGACCCGCCGGAGCTGGAGAACTGGTCGCCGCCGTGCGCGATCATGTTGGGCTTGAGGCAGCCGCTGCCGAGCGCCACCAGGTAGAGCGCGACGAAGAAGATGCTAGACTTGAAGCCCCTGGCCTGCTCGCAGCTGCCGTCCATGGACGCCATGTTGCACGGCGGCGGCTTCAGCTGCGGAAGGTGTGCTTGCACTGACAGTAGTATGAAGCCCTGTTGACAAAACACACTAGTAAAAATCCAGGCAAAACATACTATTTCCGATTTTATATATATTCCGAATGAAAATAGTTTTTTCTTTACTGTTTCGATTCTTCGATTTCATATTTCTATTTCTGTTAAATCCAGGGTTTTAGGGTAAATTACAAACGTTGTCTGCTACTAGTAAAAGCAAGAAGTGCCTAGGATAGTTGAAAGTAGGCAAGTAACACTAGCACAACTTTCTTGGGACATGTTGTTTTCAGGCAAGCCCCCAAAACAACAACAAACAAATTTCCATTGGCGTGTGTAGTTCTAGTCGCTTTTCTTTCAGAGAAAACAAATGATTATCATATCGTTAGTCCCCGGCCATGCTGCGTGCGTTGAGTTCAACCTGGCCCCCAAACCGGGTCCATGCATGGTGATAGGGGCTTTTTTATCTGGCCCATCCAAGTTCATCTCCCTTTTCGTGAAAACAACAGTCAATCGGTCGGTCACAAAGGAAAAACACTCTCACACGTTCCATCTTCTTGTCTTGAATGGAACACGCGCAGGCCACCCGTTGGTGGGGTCACTGCTAGCCACTCCTTCCTAGTCGAGTTTGTAGTGCTAGGAGTATATAGATTGTGAGGAAGCATAGTGAGGAGTACCGAGAGCTCGACGAAGCCGAAGGTGAGCATGGTCCAGAAGCAGCCGAGGTAGGAGTCGGAGAGGAAGCcgccgaggagggagaggaggaagatggTGCCCACGAAGTTGGTCACTACGTTGGCCGCCTCCGACAGCGGGAAGTGCATCTCCCCGAACACGTACGTGATGAGGTTGTTCCCCACCGCCGCGATCGCCATGATCTCGAACGCCTGGATCCCTGCACATCAGCCTCACCAATCAGCACGCGCGCCATAGATTGGATAGACAATAGACATTGCTCTATGGCTCGTCCGTATAACGAACTAACTTGATGTAGGTAGGAGTACTACGTACCTAGGACGAAGACGGCTGCGCGCATGCCGCCGTGCCGGCCCGGCTCGCACGGGCGGCCCCGCCAGTCGACGGAGACCTCATGCGCCGTGGAGCTCTCAACGTCCATGCTTTCTAGGGGTCAACCGGGTTAGGTAGCAGCACTCGTGCTCGCAGCCAGTCAGTCACCGCTAGTTTAGCTGAATGACGAGCTCTGCTCTGCTGTGCTGTGCTGCGTAGGTAAATGCCATGTTGGTGGTCGGGGCATTATTTATAGGCGGCGGAGCACAGCACGGCGATGACTCCGCCTGCCCTCTCTTGTGGACGGACGAATGCCGAAAGGGGCATTGAGCTAGTGGCCTTCACTTTCACATCGGAATTTCGGGGTCGATATCGGTCCATAGTGGCAGCGCAGTGCAGGTGTGCAGTGCCGCCCGCGATCGTGTGAGGAGCTGCTGAGTTGGGAGGGCCAAAAGGCGTGTGCACACACATGCATCAGATGGCGTCTGGATATGGATATGGACTGACTTGCTCGAATTGTTGGGCAGGTCCATGTGTGTTTTTGTTCTGCTTTGCTGGAAATCGCAACCAGAGGTCAGCTTCCAGGTCAACAATATATTGTTGTTTTTGTGTTGTGGATTGACTGAAGCAGAGACGTTCAGATAGATAGATATAAGTTGTTTCCTGACCCAAGTTTTGACTGAGATGTAGTACTGCTTTGTCTATATTGGTGAGTTCTTTTCTGTTTTTCTGGAAGACTTATCAGTGAGGAGCTTGTTTCGACAGCTAAAACCACAGCCACACGACGGGATAACTACTTGATGACCCCTAAAATATAGTGGAATTGATGTGTTTACCTGTCCTCGTTTCTGGCGCAGACAGTGACACGGTGCACACGACACCCGTGCAGGTATTGGTTCTCTCTCGGGAGAGCTGAGGCAGGTACCCTAGCTACGTAGTACTCTGTACTCCCAGCACGTACCAGGAATGTCGATGGATGGAGGACCATCTAGATCGTGCAATGGGACAATACATTCGTACATGCAGCAGATCGGATGCCTAGTACTATGAAGGAAATGATTCGGAGTGGAAGTATATTTAACAGATTTTGCACCGCAAGTTGCATGCTACAATATAGATGGCTTATGTAGGAATACTAGCTCCCCATATGccaagatagatagatagatagatagatagatatgccTCCTGATTCTTGGCGTGCTGTTCAAAAAGACGGCAGCGCCAAATCTGATGTTCAAAAGCCCCCCTGCTTTTGCGTACCCTAGCTGGCAGAGCAGAGCAGAGTAGAGATCACAAGGCATAGATTCGACCGTCACATGCTTTGTTCCAGTGACCCCCTTCAACACACAACACAGATACGTACAGTTAAGAGGTGCCAAATCTAGGCTTGTTAAGAAAATGATGATCCTCAACTAGTACTGCAAAGAACCGAACCGTGTGGTAATAAGTGGTAGTAACTCTCCTTCTGAAATTGATCGTACGTTCGTACGTACTGTACTCCTAATAAACAAACAGTATAGAGAAGTGTGAGTGGGCTGTGGGCACCTAACGCGCACGACATGAAATATTCAGGCATTATCCCACGGACGGAAGCACACACGCACACGCGCTTCTTGGTACGCGGAACGGACCGGCCGCTGTGCTGTGCTAGCTGTACGCGAGTACGCGACGGGACCGAAACGGACGATCGACAGGCCAAAAGAGCTCATCGCGGCGATCCGCGGACTTGTCTCCATCCGGCCAAAAAGAAACGGAACAAATCTCCGGAAAAGAAAGAGCGCCGCTGCGATCGATGCGATCCGGTGAcggggcgcatgaattgaatcgtcGTCGTCGCCGTGGCTCATGCACGGACGCGTGATGGCGGATAAGGGAGAGGGGATCGATCGACCGGAGACGGAattcttttctttcttttatttatctgGTGATGATGCTGCAAAGCGCGATGCCTTTGTGCAGCTCATGGGTGAGTTGAGGTCGTCCAGCCTTTGGGTCTCGGCCATTGGAGCAGGGGCACTGTGGCTTGTTTATGGGCACAGTGCTTTTTTGGGCTTCATGGCATGGCAGCAGGATTCCCACTGCTGGATATGTACCCTGAGCATATGGGGACTCTGTTCATATGCTTGAGTTGTTGAGCAGCCATTGGTGTGCCGGTACAGTTGCTGCCCCAGCTGGTTGATTTACGTTTCGAATCAAAGGGCACCTTGGCAGCAGCAGAGCAGGCTTGGCTTGTCAAAATTCAGTGAAACGTGGCCCCAAGTAGTGGGCTAGGTTTTACAGGTAGAATCGACTTTTACCTCCGAATAGTTGCAGAGTGTCGGTTACATGATTTTAAGTGTACTAGTATGCTTGCACGTGCATTGCGCGTCTTTACGTTACGGTGTGATTTTGGCCCCAGAAATTAAGTCATTGAGTGTCCGGAGAAATGATTCAAGACAAATGAACATTGTGCATGTAGAAAATGAGAAACAAAAATACTTGTAGTTAGCATAAGAAAGCTTCTTATGTTCATACACAGTAGCTATCATATGCAAAGAAAATATGTCATTTTCACAAAATTGGGATACCCGTTGCTATTTTTTACTAAAGGAATATTTTAGCTTCCATCCAAAAATGCACGCGAGTTATGTGCGCAATGCACCGGTTTGATTTGTTTAATTCTATATATTTTCACTGCTTGTCAGACTTGGTAGTACGGGGCTACTTATTTCTCCTGCCACATGCCATGTACAAATGATGTTTCCTGCTTTAGTAAAGCAATTTTCACAACTCTAAGGGATGCGACTGTAGCGTGGTGACTTAGGCTCCTGAAACAGACATGCAGTGGGGTCCGTAACTGGTGCTAACCCGTGGATGGGTGCTCCTTatataagaaacaaaaaaaaacatatAGCGGGGTCCGTGAGTCAGTGCTAACTCTGTGGATGTTTCTGGAACTACCCAGTTAACACCGAATGCTACTGTAGCTGCGAATCCCAGCGCTCTAGGCCGTCGGATGCAACTCAATGAACGGCCACAAATGCATTTCAGTGCCTGAATTCAAACTTTCAAAATtcatacactatatagtagtatagatagtATAGAAAATTTATCCTCTTGACCCTGTACTTCTGTTGTATTACACGACTTACCATTCTTTTTTACCAaaaatatatttgggccacatgttaGGCTAACGTGGCAGCTGACTCATAAGCCACATGGACGCCATGTCACAATCTATtaccccctccgtcccataatataagaacgtttttgacactagtgtagtgttaaaaacgtttttatattttgggacagagggagtataaaataatTCTATGACCTATCCCAAATGTTAATAAGTAAATTATATCTCATTTGTTTTAACTTCAAGTTACGTAATACTTCTATATTTCTTTTTTCTAATTATAGTCTTAGTTGTGTTCCAAAATATTTCATTTAAAAGTTTTCTCAATTTCAATTTAACTATTTTTGCATTACAATTTATACGATAGTTGCATGTACATTGTTTGGAACAAGTATCATTGAATGCAAGTTAAAAGGATCAACGTATGAATGGTCAATACTTTAGTGAACTCCTATGATATATTCTAATTCTATATATCAAAATAGTTGATCCCAACTAACTCTGATTTTCTTAACACACAAATATACCAAGCCGAGCGTCCCAAATATAGGAAAAAGACCCACCTTAGAGCATCCACAAACAGGCACCCCAAATCCGCCTCAAAGGACCAGGTAGATGGCCCGGTCAAAAAAAAAAAGAGCCAGACGGGCGCCTCAAACAGGTCTCAAACGCCCGAGCTGACAGACATCCCTCATATCCAGCCTCAAAATGGGGCGTATATGAGGAAGCCCGGGCGCGTCCACCACGTCGTACCGGAAAGGCCTACCTCACCACAAATTGCACCAAATCAACTATATCATTACCACTCCTCCTGTCTTTCTCGTGTCCGAGCCCTTGTTGCCCGCCATCCTTGCTCCCCATCCTTGCTGCCTGTCCCGATCCGACGTACTAGATGTCGTCCAACCCGTCCCCGACCGCCGCAACAGAGGTTGCGTCCGCCTCGTCCATCGACGTCCCATCATTGGCTTCATCCTGCAAGCCGAAGAACGTCGCCCGAATGGACCGGCAACGGAGGCAGCGGGAGATGAAAGCATTGGCGTCACAGGGAGCGGATGCGTACATGGACGAGCCACTGCCCCCCTCCACCCCCCCTGCCACGCCCGGGACCCCGCACCCATCCACCCAGTCGTCGACAAGGATCGCTTTGTCGGACCAGGTTGGGACAAAGGAGGATCCGATGGCCGATTGGGGAATTCCGACGATGGACGTCTGTCACTTGCCGCGGCTGGTTCGGGCGCGGACAAGCACGGGTACCGGCGGCGCCCGGGTTGCCCATGACCTGTTCAGCGGAATGACATTACAAGACTCGTTATGTCCTTGTTGCTCATGCCTGATCAACTTTGCATATGCCATGTTCAATGTTTTGCATATAGCTCTAGTTCATTTATGACTTGATGAATGCTTGATCATTTAGGAGTTGATCATGTCAGACATGATCAATGATAATCAAGATCCGACCCAAATGGAGTATGAATTGGGGGATCCAACCGGTCCTTCATTTGAAGTTGGGACAACATCAAATCCCAattgagaaagaagaagaagaaggaaaagactaatggggaacgtagtagaaaaccaaaaaaaaacacttgatgaaaacacttccatgacgtgtcatttatcgtcatggaagtggacacttccatgatgataattttggtattggcatggaacacttctacgacagcacatgtatgactatcttgattctgtcataaaatcgtcatggatatacatgcatgacagaaaacatgacctactgcgacaaacacgtatcatcacggaagtgtttttttagtGTGATACTTCTCAAATGTATATatagtttatgaagtattcatgccatgtttacaacaattttatatacttttgggtcacttttatatgatttaaatggaactaatcggactgacgttgtttttagcagaactacagtggtattgttttttgtgcagaaataaaagttttcggaatgggCCAAAAAAATATGGTCATTTTTTATGGACAAAAAGAGACCCCAAAGCTTCGTGGAAGGACCAGAAGATCCACAAGGACATGATAAGCTCACAGGGCACGGGTCACCCTCAAGTGGTGCCTACTGAGCTTGTCGCTTCCTCatggacccccctgacgtgaaactaaTGCCAAATATTCCATTAaataccaaaaaacccaaaagaaaTCAAGAACTTCTgctccgtcgccgcaagcctttgtaccaaagagatcccatctggagcctttctccggcaccctggcggagggggaaatcatcatcggaggccatcttcatcttcTCGTTAGCCACCATGAcaaagagggagtagttcaccctcggggctgagggtatgtaccagtagctatgtgtttgatctctctctctctctctcatgttcttgattcggcacgatcttgatgtaaccatgggctttgttaatatagtctgatcatatggtgttttcccctctttaTCTTgtagtgatgaattgagtcttgctctttaaGGTTccattatgttggattgaatattggatttgagatcacttgatgtatgtcttgcatgtggatacctGTGGTGGCAATGGGGCATTCTATTgagtcacttgatgtatgtttcggtatTCAACTTGTGGATtcctgtggtgacattggggtaatctaggcaCATAGGTTGATACATGTTTTCCTCCTACtttctccaatagaaactttggagtgattcttgtcacacatgagggatttttatatgactcaattatgttagcactgttgagagattgcactagtgaaagtatgaaccctgggccttgtttctaagcatt is a window of Triticum dicoccoides isolate Atlit2015 ecotype Zavitan chromosome 2B, WEW_v2.0, whole genome shotgun sequence DNA encoding:
- the LOC119364356 gene encoding protein NRT1/ PTR FAMILY 4.3-like, whose product is MDVESSTAHEVSVDWRGRPCEPGRHGGMRAAVFVLGIQAFEIMAIAAVGNNLITYVFGEMHFPLSEAANVVTNFVGTIFLLSLLGGFLSDSYLGCFWTMLTFGFVELSGFILLSVQAHLPQLKPPPCNMASMDGSCEQARGFKSSIFFVALYLVALGSGCLKPNMIAHGGDQFSSSGGSDNAKSLSTYFNSAYFSFCLGELVALTALVWVQTHSGMDVGFGISAAAMAAGLISLVSGAAFYRNKPPQGSIFTPIARVFVASFSKRKQVCPTNPGNVGIGEPARLAGSFRHGNKFRFLDKACVRDAEQGGNTKPESPWRLCTVSEVQQAKTLLAVTPIFACTIVFNTVLAQLQTFSVQQGSAMDTVLGGAFRVPPASLQAIPYAMLLLLVPAYELLLVPFMKRLTGTRSGITPLQRIGVGLGTVAFSMVAAATVERRRRDLSASGARMSVLWIVPQFLVFGVSEMFTAVGLIEFFYKQACAGMQSFLTALTYCSYAFGFYLSSVLVTTVNRVTARHGGAGWLGDNDLNKDRLDLFYWMLAALSVLNFFCYLVCARWYNSGADGSDAASAQIAAEGDAKEIS